One genomic window of Borreliella garinii includes the following:
- a CDS encoding YfcC family protein yields MIKIPSSFTIIFSLIIFVTILTYIIPAGKFDKEFKQIGDGSKQEIVVAGTYQLVDRGPRGFLHPIVTILTAMSKGMEHAAEVIIFVLIVGGAYGVIMKTGAIDAGIYCLIKKLGHRDKLLISLLMFIFSIGGTVTGMSEEALPFYFVMIPLIVALGYDSLVGAAIIALGAGVGTMASTVNPFATGIASAIASISLQDGFYFRVVLYFVSVLVAIIYVCAYASKIQKDPSKSLVYSQKNEHYEYFVKKNGISTGDNAENILELTFAHKLVLLLFGFMIFVLMFGIIQFGWWMQEMTMLYLGVAIISAFICRLGESEMWDAFVKGSEGLITAALVIGLARGVMIVCDDGLITATILNAATNFLYNLPRPFFVILNEIIQIFIGFIVPSSSGHASLTMSIMAPLADFLSMPRSSVVIAMQTSSGLINLITPTSGVLMAALGISKLSYGVWFKFVLPLFIIEFFISILVIIASIYLSF; encoded by the coding sequence ATGATTAAAATTCCAAGTAGTTTTACAATAATATTCTCTTTAATTATATTCGTTACCATCTTAACATATATAATTCCTGCTGGTAAGTTTGATAAAGAATTTAAGCAAATAGGTGATGGATCTAAACAAGAGATAGTCGTTGCTGGAACTTATCAGCTTGTAGATAGAGGCCCCAGAGGATTTTTACATCCTATTGTTACTATTTTAACTGCAATGTCAAAAGGGATGGAACATGCAGCCGAAGTTATTATTTTTGTTTTAATTGTTGGAGGCGCTTATGGGGTTATTATGAAAACAGGAGCAATAGATGCAGGAATTTATTGTTTAATCAAGAAGTTGGGCCATAGAGATAAATTACTTATTTCTTTGCTAATGTTTATTTTTTCAATTGGTGGAACTGTAACCGGAATGAGTGAAGAGGCTCTTCCTTTTTATTTTGTTATGATTCCTTTGATAGTGGCTTTGGGTTATGATAGTCTTGTTGGAGCCGCTATTATTGCTTTGGGAGCTGGAGTGGGCACTATGGCTTCTACTGTAAATCCATTTGCTACAGGAATTGCATCGGCAATAGCTTCTATTAGTTTGCAGGATGGATTTTATTTTAGAGTTGTTCTTTATTTTGTATCAGTATTAGTTGCTATAATTTATGTTTGTGCTTATGCATCTAAAATTCAAAAGGATCCCTCAAAGTCGCTTGTGTATTCTCAAAAAAATGAACATTATGAATATTTTGTTAAAAAAAATGGAATTTCTACTGGAGATAATGCTGAAAATATTCTTGAACTTACTTTTGCTCATAAATTAGTTTTACTTTTATTTGGATTTATGATATTTGTTTTGATGTTTGGTATTATTCAGTTTGGTTGGTGGATGCAAGAAATGACAATGTTGTATCTTGGAGTTGCTATTATATCGGCTTTTATTTGTAGATTGGGTGAATCTGAGATGTGGGATGCGTTTGTGAAAGGTTCTGAAGGTCTAATAACAGCAGCTCTGGTTATTGGGCTTGCTAGAGGTGTTATGATAGTATGTGATGATGGTTTGATTACAGCTACGATATTAAACGCCGCTACTAATTTTTTATATAATCTTCCAAGACCTTTTTTTGTCATTTTGAATGAAATTATTCAAATATTTATAGGATTTATTGTTCCATCTTCATCGGGTCATGCTAGTTTAACTATGTCAATAATGGCGCCACTTGCTGATTTTTTGTCAATGCCAAGGTCTTCGGTTGTTATTGCTATGCAAACTTCATCTGGACTTATTAATTTAATAACACCTACAAGCGGAGTTCTAATGGCTGCATTAGGGATATCTAAATTAAGTTATGGTGTGTGGTTTAAATTTGTTTTACCGCTATTTATTATTGAATTCTTTATTTCTATTTTAGTTATTATAGCTAGTATTTATTTGAGTTTCTAG
- the argF gene encoding ornithine carbamoyltransferase, with the protein MYNLRNRSFLNLLDFTSKDIRYLLDLSIDLKKSKYAGIEVQKLKGKNIVIIFEKDSTRTRCAFEIAAYDQGANVTYLGSKGNQIGVKESMIDTARVLGRMYDAIGFRGFSQQTVECLANYSNVPVYNGLTDTAHPTQILADLMTIEEHKGSLKGIKIVFCGDGRGNVANSLLKGCAIMGLDFRIFAPKELFPDSNLMLKAKSLALDSGGKITIADSKEEAVKCADVVYTDVWVSMGENNWEDRINLLRPYQVNKEIMDMAKDDAIFMHCLPAFHDLNTVIGKDIFDKYGINGIEVTEEIFESKNSVVFDVAENRVHTIKAIMVATLG; encoded by the coding sequence ATGTATAATTTACGAAATAGGAGCTTTTTAAATCTTTTAGATTTTACAAGCAAAGATATTAGATATTTACTTGATTTATCGATTGATTTAAAAAAATCAAAATATGCAGGAATTGAAGTGCAGAAGCTTAAAGGTAAAAATATAGTTATAATCTTTGAGAAAGATTCAACAAGAACTCGGTGTGCTTTTGAGATTGCAGCGTATGATCAAGGGGCAAATGTTACGTATTTAGGTTCTAAAGGCAATCAAATAGGCGTAAAAGAGTCCATGATAGATACCGCTAGAGTTTTAGGGCGTATGTATGATGCCATTGGGTTTAGAGGGTTTTCTCAACAGACTGTTGAATGTTTGGCGAATTATTCCAATGTTCCTGTTTACAATGGATTGACAGATACTGCTCACCCAACCCAAATATTAGCCGATTTAATGACAATAGAAGAGCATAAAGGAAGTTTAAAGGGGATTAAAATAGTATTTTGTGGTGATGGCAGGGGGAATGTTGCCAATTCTTTATTGAAAGGTTGTGCTATTATGGGGCTCGATTTCAGAATTTTTGCTCCTAAAGAGCTTTTTCCAGACTCTAATTTGATGCTTAAGGCTAAGTCTTTAGCTCTAGATAGTGGAGGTAAAATTACAATTGCAGATTCTAAAGAAGAAGCTGTTAAATGCGCTGATGTTGTGTATACGGATGTGTGGGTATCTATGGGCGAAAATAATTGGGAAGATAGAATAAATCTTCTAAGGCCTTATCAGGTCAATAAAGAGATTATGGATATGGCAAAAGATGATGCAATATTTATGCATTGTTTACCTGCTTTTCACGATTTAAATACTGTGATCGGTAAAGACATTTTTGATAAATATGGAATTAATGGAATCGAAGTTACAGAAGAAATTTTTGAAAGTAAAAATTCAGTTGTTTTTGATGTTGCTGAAAATAGAGTACATACCATTAAAGCTATTATGGTAGCGACTTTAGGATAA
- the arcA gene encoding arginine deiminase, which yields MEGYLNPINIFSEIGRLKKVLLHRPGEELENLTPFIMKKFLFDDIPYLKVARQEHEVFANTLKNNSVEIEYVEDLVSEVLASSVELKDKFISQFILEAGIKTDNTINILKDYFSSLTIDNMVSKMISGVVSKELKNYVSSLDDLVNSTSLFIIDPMPNVLFTRDPFASIGNGITINKMSNKVRHRETIFAEYIFKYHPIYKENVPIWFNRWAETSLEGGDEFVLSKDILVIGISERTEAESVEKLAISLFENKTSFNTILAFKIPKNRAYMHLDTVFTQIDYNVFTSFTSDDMYFSIYALTCNSSSSKIHVKEEKARLRDVLSFYLGRKIDIIKCAGGDLIHGAREQWNDGANILAIAPGEVIAYSRNHVTNKLFEENGIKVHRIPSSELSRGRGGPRCMSMPLVREDINI from the coding sequence ATGGAGGGATATTTAAATCCAATAAATATATTTTCTGAAATAGGTCGTTTGAAAAAAGTTTTGCTTCATAGGCCAGGAGAAGAATTAGAAAATTTGACACCTTTTATTATGAAAAAATTTTTATTTGATGACATTCCTTACCTTAAAGTCGCAAGACAAGAGCATGAAGTTTTTGCAAATACTTTAAAAAATAATTCAGTTGAAATTGAGTATGTTGAGGATCTTGTTAGCGAGGTTCTTGCTTCTTCTGTAGAGCTCAAAGATAAATTTATATCTCAATTTATTCTGGAGGCAGGAATAAAAACAGATAATACAATTAATATTTTAAAAGATTATTTTTCTAGTTTAACTATTGATAATATGGTCTCTAAAATGATTTCGGGTGTTGTAAGTAAAGAGCTTAAAAATTATGTATCTTCTCTTGATGATTTAGTTAATAGTACAAGTCTTTTTATTATTGATCCTATGCCTAATGTTTTATTTACCAGGGATCCTTTTGCTAGCATTGGTAATGGGATTACAATAAATAAAATGTCTAATAAGGTTAGACATAGAGAGACAATATTTGCAGAGTATATTTTTAAATACCATCCCATTTATAAAGAAAATGTTCCAATTTGGTTTAATAGATGGGCAGAGACTTCTTTGGAAGGTGGAGATGAGTTTGTGTTAAGCAAAGATATTTTAGTTATTGGAATTTCGGAAAGAACAGAAGCGGAGTCTGTAGAAAAATTAGCTATTAGTCTTTTTGAAAATAAGACTTCATTTAACACAATTTTGGCTTTTAAGATTCCAAAAAATAGGGCTTATATGCATTTAGATACAGTTTTTACTCAAATTGATTATAATGTTTTTACAAGTTTTACGAGTGATGATATGTATTTCTCAATTTATGCTTTAACTTGTAATTCAAGTTCCAGTAAAATTCATGTTAAAGAAGAAAAAGCTAGACTTAGAGATGTTTTAAGCTTTTATCTTGGCAGAAAGATTGACATAATAAAATGTGCAGGTGGAGACTTAATACATGGTGCAAGAGAACAATGGAATGATGGTGCTAATATTTTGGCTATAGCTCCGGGAGAAGTAATTGCTTATTCTAGAAATCATGTAACTAATAAGTTGTTTGAGGAAAATGGTATTAAAGTTCATAGAATTCCGTCTAGCGAGCTTTCAAGGGGTCGTGGTGGTCCAAGGTGTATGTCTATGCCTTTAGTAAGAGAGGATATTAATATTTGA